CAACGCGCAGGTAAAACGGAGTGTGGTGCAGAAATAAAAAACGCCCGGCGAACGGGGCGAGAAGGAAGGTGACGAGCCCGACCCTCGGCACTGGCGGAAAACGATTGTGGCTGCTTCGTTCCCGACCTGACCAGGTTCACCGCCCCACCATGCGAGGAGGCCCGTCACGGCATATTCTATCACCGCTTCCGGATGAATGCGACCGTTTGTTCGCACCAATGCGAATTTGACCAGACAAACCGACGCACATCGGGCTTCACGAAGCCCTCCCGACGCGAAGGGCCTGCGCGTCCACCCCTTGTAATTTGCGAGCCGGCCTCCACCTGCTGGACACGATGGTCGAACGTCGCGTCGTACCCCTACTCGCGTAGCGGCTACTATCGCCGCCCGCAGCAGATAGCAATTTAGGCTAATATGACGCCCGAACGACCCGCGAGCCGCGGCATGCAGCGCTTACACCCCTCCTTTCCGGAGAGCGGAGTGACCTGCCGCAGCGGCCGGCAGCCAACGGCAGCCGGTTCGCCGCAACGCGCAAGCAGGCAGTCCCCGAACCGTAAGAGGTATTGACCCAATGAGCGAACAGATCAAACACATCAGCGACGCATCGTTCGAACAGGACGTCGTCAAATCCGACAAGCCCGTGCTCGTCGATTTCTGGGCCGAATGGTGCGGCCCGTGCAAAATGATCGCCCCGATCCTCGACGAAGTCGCGAAGGACTACGGCGACAAGCTGCAGATCGCAAAAATCAACGTCGACGACAACCAGGCAACGCCCGCGAAGTTCGGCGTGCGCGGCATCCCGACGCTGATCCTGTTCAAGAACGGCGCGGCCGCCGCGCAGAAGGTCGGCGCGCTGTCGAAGTCGCAGCTCACCGCATTCCTGGACAGCCACCTGTAATACAGGCAGTTCCGCGGACGTGTTGTCAGCCGGCAACACGTCCGTCGACAAGCCGCCGATCGCTCGCTCAAGCGCGAATCGGCCTATGCTAGAATTAAAAAACGTCTACAAGACGCATTTAAGTCTCTGAGCGCTTCCGCTCGCCCTCCTCCCTTTATTTCTTTCGTCGTCTCCTCCCTGGCGGGTTCTCCGTATGCATTTATCCGAGCTCAAGTCTCTGCACGTCTCCGAACTGATCGAAATGGCCAATGGCCTGGAGATCGAAAACGCGAACCGCCTGCGCAAGCAGGAGCTGATGTTCGCCATTCTCAAAAAGCGCGCCAAGACGGGTGAGACGATCTTCGGCGACGGTACGCTCGAAGTGCTACCGGACGGCTTCGGCTTCCTGCGCTCGCCGGAAATGTCGTACCTCGCGAGCACCGACGACATCTACATCAGCCCGTCGCAGATCCGCCGCTTCAACCTGCACACCGGCGACACCATCGAAGGTGAAGTCCGCACGCCGAAGGACGGCGAGCGCTACTTCGCGCTGGTGAAGGTCGACAAAGTCAACGGGCAGCCGCCCGAGGCCTCGAAACACAAGATCATGTTCGAGAACCTCACGCCGCTGCACCCGAACAAGCCGCTGTCGCTCGAACGCGAAATGCGCGGCGAGGAAAACGTCACGGGCCGCATCATCGACATGATCGCGCCGATCGGCAAGGGCCAGCGCGGCCTGCTCGTCGCGTCGCCGAAGTCGGGCAAGACCGTGATGCTCCAGCACATCGCACACGCGATCAAGCAGAACCACCCGGACGTGATCCTGTTCGTGCTGCTGATCGACGAGCGCCCTGAAGAAGTGACCGAAATGCAGCGCTCGGTCGCCGGCGAAGTGATCGCCTCGACGTTCGACGAACCGGCCACGCGCCACGTGCAGGTCGCCGAAATGGTGATCGAGAAGGCCAAGCGCCTCGTCGAAATGAAGCACGACGTCGTGATTCTGCTCGACTCGATCACGCGCCTCGCACGCGCGTACAACACCGTGATCCCGGCATCGGGCAAGGTGCTGACGGGTGGTGTCGACGCGAACGCACTGCAACGTCCGAAGCGCTTCTTCGGCGCGGCGCGCAACATCGAGGAAGGCGGTTCGCTGACGATCATCGGCACCGCACTGATCGAAACCGGCAGCCGCATGGACGACGTCATCTACGAAGAGTTCAAGGGCACCGGCAACATGGAAGTGCACCTCGAGCGCCGTCTCGCGGAAAAGCGCGTGTATCCGTCGATCAACCTGAACAAGTCGGGCACGCGTCGCGAAGAAATGCTGATCAAGCCCGAGATCCTTCAAAAGATCTGGGTGCTGCGCAAGTTCATCCACGACATGGACGAAGTCGAAGCGATGGAATTCCTGCTCGACAAGATCCGCCAGACGAAGAGCAACTCCGAGTTCTTCGACCTGATGCGCCGCGGCGGATAATTGCCCCGCCCCGCACCAACAAGACGGCCGCCCGCGCATCCTGCCCGGCGGCCGTTTTTCGGTATCAACCTGAACGTGAACGTACAGGTTGATCTATAATCGCGGCATCACCCAAACCCGATCCCCTCCCGATGCCGAACGACACCTCCACCCCGCTGCTGACCGTGAGCGATGCGGCGTCACGGCTCGGCGTCACGCCGCGCACGCTGAAGTATTACGAAGAGCGCGGGCTCGTCACGCCGTCGCGCAGCGAAGGCCGCTACCGCCTCTACGACGAGACCGACCTCGAGCGCTTCGCGCGTATCCTGCGGCTGCGGGCGCTCGGCTTCTCGCTACACGGCATCACGGAAATGCTGAAACGCCCGCTGGAAGAAACGGGCGACGGCCGGCGCCGCTATTCGGACGCGTCGCTGCGCGACATCCGCACCGGCCTCGCCGAGCAGATCGACACACTCGACCGGCGGATCGCGGCCGTCCAGCGCGAACTGAAGGAAGCCGTCGCGCTGCGCAAGGAGCTGCAGCACGACATCGACTACGTCGATCGGCGCCTTGCCGGCGAAAACGCCGATGCGCTGATCGCGCAGCGGCAGGCCGAAGCCGGCACGCGGCGCGCACGCAAGGCGCGCGAATGAACACGATGCCCGGTCGCTCGCCGCTGTGGAGCCGCGCGAACCTGCGCGCGGACCTGTTCCCCTGGGCGCTTGCGCTCGTCACCGGCATCGACTATTTCGACAACGCGGTCTTCTCGTTCTTCGCGAGCTACATCGCAGGCGGCATCAATGCATCGCCCGACGAGCTCGTGTGGTCGTCGAGCGCCTATGCGGTCACGGCCGTGCTCGGCATCCTGCAGCAGCAATGGTGGGTCGACCGGCTCGGCCATCGCCGCTACGTCGCCGGCTGCATGCTGATGTTCTCGTTCGGCGCGATCGCGGCCGCGCTCGCCGACACGTCGCTCGAACTCGCATTTGCGCGCGGCTTTCAGGGATATTTCATCGGCCCGATGATGGGCGCGTGCCGGATCCTGATCCAGATCAGCTTCAAGCCGCAGGAACGGCCGCCCGCGACACGCGCGTTCCTGATCATGATCCTGCTCGGCAGCGCGCTCGCGCCGATCGTCGGCGGCTTGCTCGTCGCACATTCGACGTGGCGCGCGCTGTTCGCGTGCTCGGCGCCGGCCGGCATCGCGTTCGCGATCCTCGCGCTGCTCACGCTGCCCGATTCGGGCCGGACACCCGACGACGAACGCGGCTCCGGACACTTCTGGCCGTATGTCGTGTTCGCGCTCGCGCAAGGCGCGCTGCAGATCGTGCTGCAGCAGGTGCATTACCAGCTCTACAGCGGCTCGCCCATGCTGATCCTGCTGACGATCGCGGGAATCGGCGCGCTTGCGTGGTTCGCGTATCACCAGTGGAACCACCCGACGCCGCTCGTGCGCCTGCACGCGTTCCGCGAACGGACGTTCCAGGTCGGGCTGCTGCTCTACATGTTCTATTACTACGAGTCGACGGGCTTCAGTTACCTGACGTCGCGCTTTCTCGAAAGCGGGCTCGGCTATCCGGTCGAGAACGCCGGGCGGCTGGTGGGCACGATGTCGCTGATTTCGGCCACCGCGCTGTTCGCGTACCTGCGTTACGCGAAACTCGTCACCCACAAGAAGTGGTTCGTCTTGCCGGGGTTCGCGATCGCCATCACGGCCGCGCTGTGGATGACGCGGATGACGCCGCAGGTCGGCGAGGCCGCGCTGATCGTCCCGCTGCTGCTGCGCGGATTGCTGCTGCTCTTCATCGTGCTGCCGGTGGCCAACCTGACGTTCCGGATCTTCGCGATCGACGAATATACGCACGGCTACCGGCTGAAGAACATCGTCCGGCAACTGACGATCTCGTTCGCGACGTCGTCGGTGATCATCGTCGAACAGCACCGCGTGGCCGTGCATCAGACGCGGCTCGTCGAGCGCGCGAACGTGTTCGACCCGCTCTTCCAGCAGACAGTCGATGCGCTGACGCGCAGCTATGCCGCCGCCGGCCACGCGCTGAACGAGGCGCACGGACTCGCGATCGCGTCGATCGCGCGCATGGTCGCGCAACAGGCGTCGTTCCTCGCGTCGCTCGACGGCTTTTACTTCCTGGCGGGCGTGGCGCTCGTCGGCGGCCTCTTTGCGGCATGGCAAAAAGAGATCGATTGAGTTAAAAGACAGGCTTTGGATTTCCGCGAGCCGCCTTCATGCTCTCGAAACTGACCCGCTGGTTCGACGACCGCCGCCGCAACCACGCGCTGCGCAGCCACCCGATTCCCGACGCGCTGTGGCAGGACACCGTCGAGCGCCTGCCGTTTCTCGCGGCACTGCCGCCCGACGCGCTCGGCCGTCTGCGCGAACTG
This region of Burkholderia contaminans genomic DNA includes:
- a CDS encoding MerR family transcriptional regulator, which gives rise to MPNDTSTPLLTVSDAASRLGVTPRTLKYYEERGLVTPSRSEGRYRLYDETDLERFARILRLRALGFSLHGITEMLKRPLEETGDGRRRYSDASLRDIRTGLAEQIDTLDRRIAAVQRELKEAVALRKELQHDIDYVDRRLAGENADALIAQRQAEAGTRRARKARE
- the trxA gene encoding thioredoxin TrxA; protein product: MSEQIKHISDASFEQDVVKSDKPVLVDFWAEWCGPCKMIAPILDEVAKDYGDKLQIAKINVDDNQATPAKFGVRGIPTLILFKNGAAAAQKVGALSKSQLTAFLDSHL
- a CDS encoding MFS transporter, with the translated sequence MNTMPGRSPLWSRANLRADLFPWALALVTGIDYFDNAVFSFFASYIAGGINASPDELVWSSSAYAVTAVLGILQQQWWVDRLGHRRYVAGCMLMFSFGAIAAALADTSLELAFARGFQGYFIGPMMGACRILIQISFKPQERPPATRAFLIMILLGSALAPIVGGLLVAHSTWRALFACSAPAGIAFAILALLTLPDSGRTPDDERGSGHFWPYVVFALAQGALQIVLQQVHYQLYSGSPMLILLTIAGIGALAWFAYHQWNHPTPLVRLHAFRERTFQVGLLLYMFYYYESTGFSYLTSRFLESGLGYPVENAGRLVGTMSLISATALFAYLRYAKLVTHKKWFVLPGFAIAITAALWMTRMTPQVGEAALIVPLLLRGLLLLFIVLPVANLTFRIFAIDEYTHGYRLKNIVRQLTISFATSSVIIVEQHRVAVHQTRLVERANVFDPLFQQTVDALTRSYAAAGHALNEAHGLAIASIARMVAQQASFLASLDGFYFLAGVALVGGLFAAWQKEID
- the rho gene encoding transcription termination factor Rho encodes the protein MHLSELKSLHVSELIEMANGLEIENANRLRKQELMFAILKKRAKTGETIFGDGTLEVLPDGFGFLRSPEMSYLASTDDIYISPSQIRRFNLHTGDTIEGEVRTPKDGERYFALVKVDKVNGQPPEASKHKIMFENLTPLHPNKPLSLEREMRGEENVTGRIIDMIAPIGKGQRGLLVASPKSGKTVMLQHIAHAIKQNHPDVILFVLLIDERPEEVTEMQRSVAGEVIASTFDEPATRHVQVAEMVIEKAKRLVEMKHDVVILLDSITRLARAYNTVIPASGKVLTGGVDANALQRPKRFFGAARNIEEGGSLTIIGTALIETGSRMDDVIYEEFKGTGNMEVHLERRLAEKRVYPSINLNKSGTRREEMLIKPEILQKIWVLRKFIHDMDEVEAMEFLLDKIRQTKSNSEFFDLMRRGG